A stretch of the Bradyrhizobium sp. CCBAU 53351 genome encodes the following:
- a CDS encoding nuclear transport factor 2 family protein — MLALIKDAYAARDGADTDSLMTAFHPEGAFTLMGDKSALELTGRMQGHPTLHAAFTQLTAGFGFENREILAELVDGDRVAVHCRLNVRYHPTGKTVSTEILDLFRFQDGKIAELIEFADTAQIKAMIG; from the coding sequence ATGCTCGCATTGATCAAGGACGCCTACGCCGCGCGCGATGGCGCCGACACCGACAGCCTCATGACGGCCTTTCATCCCGAGGGCGCATTCACGCTGATGGGTGACAAAAGCGCGCTCGAACTGACGGGGCGAATGCAGGGCCACCCGACCCTGCATGCAGCATTCACGCAATTGACCGCCGGCTTCGGTTTCGAGAACCGCGAAATCCTGGCCGAGCTGGTCGACGGCGATCGCGTCGCCGTCCATTGCCGCCTCAACGTGCGATACCATCCGACCGGGAAAACGGTCAGCACCGAGATTTTGGACCTGTTCAGATTCCAGGACGGCAAGATCGCGGAGCTGATCGAGTTCGCGGATACGGCGCAGATCAAGGCGATGATTGGCTGA
- a CDS encoding AEC family transporter — MATLLIVAPVFALIAAGYAAVLFRFVSESAHKGISEFAFSIAIPALLFRTIVVSEFPDVSPYRMWGAYYGALALTWIAALLISALIRARREDREDGVVFAIGSVYGNIVMLGIPLVLSALGNEAAGPMALILSVNTPLLWLCGILQMELVSRKRTGSALSVIRPVLTDLARNPLMLAIGFGVIWRFTGLGFTPVIDRTIELLAQAGSPTALIALGINLFRFEVKGEKLSILVMCALKLAVMPAAAFVLTRLLDLPPIAAGVVVLFAAMPTGANAYIFAVQYQRLVNPVSGAVALGTLLAAVTLPVVVWVVAR, encoded by the coding sequence ATGGCCACACTGCTGATCGTCGCTCCGGTGTTTGCGCTGATCGCCGCCGGCTATGCCGCGGTGCTGTTTCGCTTCGTCTCGGAAAGCGCGCACAAGGGCATCAGCGAATTCGCCTTCAGCATCGCGATCCCCGCCCTGCTGTTCCGCACCATCGTCGTCTCGGAATTCCCCGATGTCAGCCCCTACCGGATGTGGGGCGCCTATTACGGCGCGCTCGCCCTGACCTGGATCGCGGCGCTTCTGATCTCCGCGCTGATCCGCGCGCGGCGCGAGGACCGCGAGGACGGCGTCGTGTTCGCGATCGGCTCGGTCTACGGCAACATCGTGATGCTCGGCATTCCCCTCGTGCTCTCCGCGCTCGGCAACGAGGCGGCGGGGCCGATGGCGCTGATCCTGTCGGTGAATACACCGCTGCTCTGGCTCTGCGGCATCCTGCAGATGGAGCTGGTCAGCCGCAAGCGCACCGGCTCGGCGCTGTCGGTGATCCGCCCCGTGCTCACCGATCTCGCCCGCAACCCCCTGATGCTGGCGATCGGCTTCGGCGTCATCTGGCGCTTCACCGGCCTTGGCTTCACCCCCGTCATCGACCGCACTATCGAGCTGCTCGCGCAAGCGGGCTCGCCGACGGCGCTGATCGCGCTCGGCATCAATCTGTTCCGCTTCGAGGTGAAGGGCGAGAAGCTGAGCATCCTGGTGATGTGCGCGCTGAAGCTCGCAGTCATGCCGGCCGCCGCCTTCGTGCTGACGCGACTGCTCGACCTGCCCCCAATCGCCGCCGGCGTCGTCGTGCTGTTCGCGGCGATGCCGACCGGTGCGAATGCCTACATCTTCGCGGTGCAGTATCAGCGGCTGGTGAACCCGGTGTCGGGCGCGGTGGCGCTGGGCACGCTGCTGGCGGCGGTGACGCTGCCGGTGGTGGTTTGGGTGGTGGCGCGCTGA
- a CDS encoding helix-turn-helix transcriptional regulator → MALAADRLLPAIEAIYDAAASPSLWPSALGKIADCFDDTGAILQWRRDDGAFGAIASERLAPALADYGARWAQHDFKAERCVSSGLYVSGEPFTDRHIGPIDDAYLNHPFSKEFLARHGLGWFGSIGVSPDARILVALSVQRAFAKSQFSDAELDLIATLGRHAEKSLRLSIRLLDTELANLGLGDALARIGIGVFALDSSARVLFANPVGESLLGEVFDLVNDRLRVRMAASRAPFETAMTQTLRAEARDLLAEPRPILVEASATGRRFVIYLLPITAGAHPESHFLTRTRAIVLAIELKSAEPPDPAIVRDILGLTLGEARIASLVGSGVPPKQAAGRLGIAEETARNVLKRVFQKLGISRQSELAALLGRLVLRGP, encoded by the coding sequence ATGGCCCTTGCCGCCGACCGTCTCCTCCCTGCCATCGAAGCGATCTATGATGCCGCAGCGAGCCCATCACTTTGGCCATCCGCTCTTGGCAAGATCGCCGACTGCTTCGATGACACCGGCGCGATCCTGCAGTGGCGAAGGGACGATGGGGCGTTCGGAGCCATTGCCTCCGAACGCCTCGCGCCTGCGCTCGCCGACTATGGGGCGCGTTGGGCGCAGCATGATTTCAAGGCCGAACGTTGCGTTTCGTCCGGCCTTTACGTCAGCGGCGAGCCCTTCACCGATCGACACATCGGCCCGATCGACGACGCCTACCTCAACCATCCCTTCAGCAAGGAATTCCTTGCAAGGCATGGTTTGGGCTGGTTCGGATCGATCGGGGTGTCACCCGACGCACGGATCCTCGTGGCGCTCAGCGTGCAGCGAGCCTTCGCCAAGTCGCAGTTCTCCGACGCCGAACTGGACCTGATAGCGACGCTCGGACGCCATGCCGAGAAATCGTTGCGGCTGTCGATCCGGCTGCTTGATACCGAACTGGCCAATCTGGGCCTTGGCGACGCACTCGCGCGGATCGGCATTGGCGTGTTCGCGCTGGACTCGTCGGCCCGTGTGCTGTTCGCCAATCCGGTCGGGGAGAGCCTTCTCGGAGAGGTGTTCGACCTCGTGAACGATCGTCTGCGTGTTCGCATGGCAGCGAGCCGGGCGCCGTTCGAGACCGCGATGACGCAAACGCTTCGCGCCGAGGCGCGCGATCTGCTGGCCGAGCCGAGACCCATTCTCGTCGAGGCGAGCGCAACTGGCCGGCGTTTCGTCATCTACCTCCTGCCGATCACCGCCGGCGCACACCCGGAGAGTCATTTTCTGACCCGCACGCGAGCGATCGTGCTCGCGATCGAGTTGAAATCGGCCGAGCCGCCGGATCCCGCCATCGTGCGGGACATCCTGGGCTTGACGCTCGGGGAGGCCAGGATCGCCTCGCTGGTGGGGTCGGGCGTTCCGCCGAAACAAGCTGCGGGGCGGCTTGGGATTGCCGAAGAGACGGCGCGCAATGTGCTGAAGCGCGTGTTTCAGAAGCTCGGCATATCCAGGCAGAGCGAACTCGCAGCGCTGCTTGGCCGGCTCGTGTTGCGCGGGCCCTGA
- a CDS encoding CoA ester lyase, whose amino-acid sequence MAHQQPVRATLAVPAHRARLVAKAASSMADAVFMDLEDAVPPSEKSLALGEAVQSLAAFDWGSKRVTVRINAVDSPFIAEELRALAALPRLDALIVPKAENPSDIVAIADQLRAAAPDRAEPVALDLLIETALGLVNVDALAACHASVAALHLGVGDFAASIGARSSDIGVSPDGYRHVGSVQTGYASAPLDLFAYPMMRLLVAARARGLIAIDGPCGAFRDAILTEASAQKAAAMGFDGKQVIHPDQIEPTRRAFMPTAAELTQARRIVEAMEQAEANGQGAVTLDGKMIDYANVRMARRIIGLGS is encoded by the coding sequence ATGGCGCATCAGCAGCCCGTGCGGGCCACCCTCGCCGTCCCCGCGCATCGCGCCCGTCTCGTCGCCAAGGCAGCTAGCTCCATGGCGGATGCGGTGTTCATGGACCTCGAGGACGCGGTGCCGCCGTCCGAGAAGAGCCTTGCCCTGGGCGAAGCCGTGCAATCGCTCGCCGCGTTCGACTGGGGCAGCAAGCGCGTGACTGTCAGGATCAACGCCGTCGACAGCCCGTTCATCGCCGAAGAGCTCCGCGCGCTGGCGGCGCTGCCGCGGCTCGATGCCTTGATCGTGCCGAAGGCCGAGAACCCGAGCGACATCGTGGCGATTGCCGATCAGCTGCGCGCGGCCGCGCCCGATCGCGCCGAACCGGTCGCGTTGGACTTGCTGATCGAGACCGCGCTCGGCCTCGTCAATGTCGACGCGCTCGCCGCGTGCCACGCCAGCGTCGCCGCGCTGCACCTCGGCGTCGGCGATTTCGCCGCTTCCATCGGCGCGCGCTCCTCCGACATCGGCGTGTCGCCGGACGGCTACCGCCATGTCGGTTCAGTGCAGACCGGCTATGCCTCAGCGCCGCTCGACCTGTTCGCCTATCCCATGATGCGCCTGCTGGTGGCCGCCCGCGCGCGCGGCCTCATCGCCATCGACGGCCCCTGCGGCGCGTTCCGCGACGCCATTTTGACCGAGGCCAGCGCGCAGAAGGCCGCGGCGATGGGCTTCGACGGCAAGCAAGTCATCCACCCCGACCAGATCGAGCCGACGCGGCGCGCGTTCATGCCGACGGCCGCGGAGCTGACGCAGGCGCGGCGGATCGTCGAGGCCATGGAGCAGGCGGAGGCGAACGGCCAGGGCGCGGTGACGCTGGACGGCAAGATGATCGACTATGCCAATGTGCGCATGGCGCGCCGCATCATCGGACTGGGATCGTAG